From Pseudoalteromonas viridis, the proteins below share one genomic window:
- the panC gene encoding pantoate--beta-alanine ligase: protein MQSITEIKSLRSQIKAWRQQGQSIAFVPTMGNLHQGHFSLVEKAKTLADKVVVSIFVNPMQFGANEDLDNYPRTLTQDKQGLAELDTDIVFTPSVEAIYPNGLDTQSYVDVPGVSEGYCGGSRSGHFRGVATVVTKLFNLVQPDFACFGEKDYQQLQVIKTMVRDLSMPIEIIGVPTQREISGLAMSSRNGYLSEQQKDTAKVLYQVLSDTAQQLQDGARDFAALEQSAKSRLEAAGLKPDYFSIAQRQSLKPATLEDSEFVILAAAYLEKVRLIDNIQILADA from the coding sequence ATGCAATCAATAACAGAAATAAAATCTCTGCGTAGCCAAATTAAAGCCTGGCGGCAACAAGGACAAAGTATTGCCTTTGTGCCGACTATGGGCAATTTGCACCAGGGGCATTTTTCACTGGTTGAAAAGGCCAAAACCCTGGCAGACAAAGTAGTGGTCAGTATTTTCGTCAATCCGATGCAATTTGGTGCCAACGAAGACCTGGATAACTATCCGCGTACGCTAACTCAGGACAAACAGGGGCTGGCCGAGCTGGACACCGACATCGTCTTTACTCCAAGCGTCGAGGCTATCTATCCAAACGGCCTCGACACACAGAGCTATGTCGATGTACCAGGCGTATCCGAAGGCTATTGCGGCGGCAGCCGTAGCGGCCACTTCAGAGGCGTTGCAACGGTCGTCACTAAGCTATTTAACCTGGTACAGCCCGATTTTGCCTGCTTTGGTGAAAAAGACTATCAGCAGCTTCAGGTTATCAAGACCATGGTGCGGGACTTGTCCATGCCGATTGAAATCATTGGTGTCCCTACGCAGCGGGAAATTTCAGGACTGGCAATGAGCTCGCGTAACGGCTACTTGTCAGAGCAACAAAAAGACACGGCGAAAGTACTCTATCAGGTATTGAGTGACACGGCGCAGCAGCTCCAGGATGGCGCGCGCGATTTTGCAGCGCTGGAGCAGTCAGCAAAGTCCAGGCTAGAAGCCGCAGGCCTCAAACCCGATTACTTCTCGATTGCACAAAGACAGAGCCTAAAACCTGCTACACTGGAAGACAGCGAGTTTGTGATCTTGGCTGCCGCTTACCTGGAAAAGGTGAGACTAATAGACAATATCCAGATCCTCGCCGACGCATAA